A region from the Pseudonocardia petroleophila genome encodes:
- a CDS encoding AAA family ATPase, translating into MYLHRIQVSSVRGFSGKRTVDIQLRRSGRNRDIIRSYAGWNVIAGRNGSGKTTLLRAIALALAGPEIATTLTEGESDWVTAGKATGFVVAEFHRDGREQNLGSGRPATNFAARLRWNAQDGPRPRPQAEWPKGGVGGRMAERSIWSPKPTGWFSAGYGPFRRLAGSSAEVARLMAGDYAMSRFVTLFREEASLAETVQWLQQVNYRVTSGRSGYASLEANVLQILNDGLFPDGHKIERVDPDGLWIGREGQPPIRVEEMSDGYRTVSALVIDIIRQIYQCFDEKIEWDNGELGPRVLTSGIVLIDEVDVHLHVSWQKKIGPWLVEHFPGIQFIVTTHSPYVCQTADEGGLIRLAGPNEKFAPHIVDEDLHRRVTMGSGDDAVMTELFGLDSPYSLDAERARRELSSLEAKMIRGEASEDDRIRLSNLVEEIEPSPLSRVQDISERSRG; encoded by the coding sequence GGCTGGAACGTCATCGCCGGCCGCAATGGATCCGGAAAGACAACACTGCTACGAGCGATCGCATTAGCGCTGGCTGGACCCGAGATCGCGACGACTCTCACCGAGGGTGAAAGCGATTGGGTTACTGCTGGCAAGGCCACAGGATTCGTTGTCGCCGAGTTCCATCGGGACGGTCGCGAGCAAAATCTGGGATCAGGGCGACCCGCCACAAACTTTGCCGCACGACTTCGCTGGAACGCTCAGGACGGCCCCAGGCCTCGACCTCAGGCGGAATGGCCGAAGGGTGGAGTTGGCGGCCGAATGGCCGAACGTTCAATATGGTCACCGAAGCCCACCGGCTGGTTCTCTGCCGGATACGGCCCATTCCGTCGCCTCGCGGGAAGCAGTGCAGAAGTTGCGCGACTCATGGCTGGCGACTACGCGATGTCTCGCTTTGTAACTCTCTTCAGAGAAGAGGCCTCACTCGCCGAGACAGTCCAGTGGCTCCAGCAAGTCAATTACCGTGTCACATCTGGCCGGTCGGGATACGCATCGCTCGAAGCTAACGTTCTGCAGATTCTTAATGACGGCCTGTTTCCGGACGGCCACAAGATCGAGAGAGTCGATCCCGACGGGCTTTGGATCGGACGTGAAGGTCAGCCACCGATTCGTGTAGAAGAAATGAGCGACGGTTACCGAACTGTTAGCGCGTTGGTCATTGACATCATCCGGCAGATATATCAATGCTTCGACGAGAAGATCGAGTGGGACAACGGTGAGCTTGGCCCCCGAGTCCTCACATCAGGAATCGTGTTAATCGACGAAGTTGACGTCCATCTTCACGTGTCGTGGCAGAAGAAGATCGGACCCTGGCTGGTCGAGCACTTCCCGGGCATTCAGTTCATTGTTACGACCCATAGCCCATATGTGTGTCAAACTGCGGACGAGGGTGGCCTTATTCGTCTGGCAGGGCCGAACGAGAAGTTTGCGCCCCACATAGTGGACGAGGATCTTCATCGCAGAGTGACCATGGGCAGCGGCGACGACGCTGTCATGACGGAGCTATTCGGCCTTGACTCTCCCTACTCTCTCGACGCCGAACGAGCTCGACGCGAACTATCGTCTCTCGAGGCCAAGATGATCCGCGGCGAAGCAAGCGAAGATGATCGCATTCGCCTATCTAATCTGGTTGAGGAGATTGAACCGTCCCCACTCAGTCGTGTCCAAGACATCAGCGAGCGCTCCCGCGGATGA